One Setaria italica strain Yugu1 chromosome I, Setaria_italica_v2.0, whole genome shotgun sequence DNA window includes the following coding sequences:
- the LOC101773130 gene encoding UPF0481 protein At3g47200 has translation MATESEFVTAPSTPEADSLKIVVEQRLLLHDDGEGGSRSTTIFRVPAHVRDANKELYEPRLVSVGPYYRGRAALRAMEQHKWRYLRELLRERRPRTLLARCVEAVRDVEHRARCCYVERTDIFDAAAKGGPLGGEVDDGQSRRGPDDFGEMLLLDGCFVLRFFIKWHNEEEDDICDVGWGLPLLHSDLLLLENQIPFFVLEALFRLVVPEDETSHLHSLILPHLRLSPSTELSATEMERAAQAGEIRHLLHLLYEAVVPTAEEIALVAADASPPRPAPRCVEKLRQMGIRVNKAVSERFAFMRGMAPQLPRWIVTASWFSKCRVRIGRKAAPEPETTTRTVVVPPVTLLRKAGVRFEKKAPAHMLDVTFDAAAGVVRMPRLEVDHASWPLLVNLVAFEQTVRDDGRRRHGKPVSCYAALVGSLVRTGKDVEHLQKRGIVDNLLGTDDDAAAKFFQQLGDCASLEYEDHSFAAMFADLPVPQPGSGGTSSKAQPAPARNKKEPRRVTHIPGISKVKDKVQDAWHHQKDEFACQEPRPPVSRYAALVGSRVRTGEDVEHLQKRGVVDNLLGTDDDAAAKVFQQLGDCASLEYEDHSFAAMFADLNRYYRSSWRRHKAEFLRDHCSSPWAALVLVVAGCAFCFALFKFSTTGFH, from the exons ATGGCAACCGAGAGCGAGTTCGTGACGGCGCCGTCAACACCGGAGGCGGACAGCTTGAAGATCGTGGTTGAGCAAAGGCTTCTCCtccacgacgacggcgagggcgggAGCAGATCGACGACCATCTTCCGGGTCCCCGCCCATGTCCGCGACGCCAACAAGGAGCTGTACGAGCCACGCCTGGTGTCCGTCGGCCCCTACTACCGCGGTCGGGCGGCGCTGCGCGCCATGGAGCAGCACAAGTGGAGGTACCTGCGCGAGCTGCTGAGGGAGCGTCGTCCGCGGACCTTGCTGGCGAGGTGCGTCGAAGCCGTCCGCGACGTCGAGCACCGGGCGCGGTGCTGCTACGTTGAGAGGACGGACAtcttcgacgccgccgccaagggCGGGCCGTTGGGTGGGGAGGTCGACGACGGGCAGTCCCGGCGAGGCCCCGACGACTTTGGGGAGATGCTGCTGCTTGACGGCTGCTTCGTCCTCCGGTTCTTCATCAAGTGGCAcaacgaggaggaagacgacatCTGCGACGTGGGCTGGGGGCTTCCCCTGCTTCACTCTGACCTCCTGCTACTGGAGAACCAGATCCCCTTCTTCGTGCTCGAGGCGCTCTTCCGATTGGTAGTGCCTGAGGATGAGACGTCCCATCTCCACAGTCTGATCCTTCCCCATTTGAGGCTCTCGCCCTCCACAGAACTATCGGCGACGGAGATGGAAAGGGCGGCCCAAGCCGGAGAGATCCgccacttgctccatctcctctACGAGGCCGTCGTTCCCACGGCTGAGGAGATAGCGCTGGTCGCCGCCGATGCCTCGCCACCACGCCCGGCGCCACGGTGTGTGGAAAAGCTGCGTCAGATGGGCATCCGGGTCAACAAGGCCGTGTCCGAAAGGTTCGCCTTCATGCGGGGCATGGCGCCCCAGCTGCCGCGCTGGATAGTGACCGCCAGCTGGTTCAGCAAGTGCAGGGTTCGGATCGGAAGAaaggcggcgccggagcccgAGACGACGACGCGCACGGTGGTCGTGCCGCCCGTCACCCTGCTCCGCAAGGCCGGCGTCCGGTTCGAGAAGAAGGCGCCGGCCCACATGCTCGACGTCACGTTCGACGCGGCGGCTGGCGTCGTGAGGATGCCGCGCCTGGAGGTGGACCACGCGAGCTGGCCGCTGCTCGTGAACCTCGTCGCGTTCGAGCAGACAGTCAGGGACGACGGCCGGCGACGGCACGGCAAGCCGGTGTCTTGCTACGCGGCGCTGGTGGGTTCCCTGGTGAGGACGGGCAAGGACGTGGAGCACCTCCAGAAGCGCGGCATCGTCGACAACCTCCTGggcaccgacgacgacgcggcggccaaGTTCTTCCAGCAGCTGGGCGACTGCGCCAGCTTGGAGTACGAG GACCATAGCTTCGCCGCCATGTTCGCCGATCTACCGGTGCCGCAGCCTGGGAGTGGTGGAACTAGCTCGAAGGCGCAGCCGGCTCCGGCTCGAAACAAAAAGGAGCCAAGACGAGTAACTCACATCCCTGGCATTTCCAAGGTGAAGGACAAAGTGCAGGATGCGTGGCACCACCAAAAGGATGAGTTCGCCTGCCAAGAGCCACGTCCACCGGTGTCGCGCTACGCGGCGCTGGTGGGTTCCCGGGTTAGGACGGGCGAGGACGTGGAGCACCTCCAGAAGCGCGGCGTCGTCGACAACCTCCTGGGCACCGATGACGACGCGGCGGCCAAGGTCTTCCAGCAGCTGGGCGACTGCGCCAGCTTGGAGTACGAGGACCACAGCTTCGCCGCCATGTTCGCCGATCTGAACCGGTACTACCGCTCGAGCTGGCGCAGGCACAAGGCCGAGTTCCTGCGTGACCACTGCAGCAGCCCGTGGGCCGCACTCgtgctcgtcgtcgccggtTGCGCGTTTTGCTTCGCGCTCTTCAAATTCTCGACGACCGGCTTTCACTAG